One window from the genome of Oncorhynchus kisutch isolate 150728-3 linkage group LG21, Okis_V2, whole genome shotgun sequence encodes:
- the mpv17 gene encoding mitochondrial inner membrane protein Mpv17 isoform X1 — translation MAGLWRSYQALMTRHPWTVQIITAGTLVGVGDVISQQVLERRGLANHNVTRTAKMMSIGFFFVGPAIGSWYKVLDKLVTGGTKSAAMKKMLVDQLGFAPCFLGAFLGISGTLNGLTVEENVAKLKRDYTDALISNYYLWPAVQIANFYFIPLHHRLAVVQIVAIGWNSYLSWKANKM, via the exons ATGGCGGGCCTGTGGAGATCCTACCAGGCTCTTATGACCAGGCATCCATGGACTGTCCAGATAATCACAGCCG gCACGCTGGTGGGGGTGGGTGATGTCATCTCCCAGCAGGTGCTTGAGAGGCGGGGTCTGGCCAATCACAACGTGACACGGACGGCCAAGATGATGAGCATCGGATTCTTCTTCGTC GGCCCTGCAATAGGTAGCTGGTACAAGGTTCTGGACAAGCTGGTCACTGGGGGGACTAAAAGTGCTGCCATGAAGAAAATGCTTGTTGATCAG TTGGGCTTTGCACCGTGTTTCCTGGGTGCCTTCCTGGGGATCTCTGGAACCTTGAATGGACTGACTGTGGAGGAGAACGTTGCCAAGCTCAAGAGG GACTACACAGATGCCTTGATCTCAAATTACTAT CTATGGCCTGCAGTCCAGATTGCAAACTTCTATTTTATCCCACTGCACCATCG ATTGGCTGTGGTCCAGATTGTAGCTATCGGCTGGAATTCCTACTTGTCCTGGAAAGCCAATAAGATGTGA
- the mpv17 gene encoding mitochondrial inner membrane protein Mpv17 isoform X2, with protein MMKTGCCYECFVFHSTLVGVGDVISQQVLERRGLANHNVTRTAKMMSIGFFFVGPAIGSWYKVLDKLVTGGTKSAAMKKMLVDQLGFAPCFLGAFLGISGTLNGLTVEENVAKLKRDYTDALISNYYLWPAVQIANFYFIPLHHRLAVVQIVAIGWNSYLSWKANKM; from the exons ATGATGAAAACTGGATGCTGTTATGAGTGTTTTGTTTTCCACA gCACGCTGGTGGGGGTGGGTGATGTCATCTCCCAGCAGGTGCTTGAGAGGCGGGGTCTGGCCAATCACAACGTGACACGGACGGCCAAGATGATGAGCATCGGATTCTTCTTCGTC GGCCCTGCAATAGGTAGCTGGTACAAGGTTCTGGACAAGCTGGTCACTGGGGGGACTAAAAGTGCTGCCATGAAGAAAATGCTTGTTGATCAG TTGGGCTTTGCACCGTGTTTCCTGGGTGCCTTCCTGGGGATCTCTGGAACCTTGAATGGACTGACTGTGGAGGAGAACGTTGCCAAGCTCAAGAGG GACTACACAGATGCCTTGATCTCAAATTACTAT CTATGGCCTGCAGTCCAGATTGCAAACTTCTATTTTATCCCACTGCACCATCG ATTGGCTGTGGTCCAGATTGTAGCTATCGGCTGGAATTCCTACTTGTCCTGGAAAGCCAATAAGATGTGA